The Polymorphobacter megasporae genome window below encodes:
- the gor gene encoding glutathione-disulfide reductase — MTTYDYDLFVIGAGSGGVRAARISSGHGARVAIAEEYRVGGTCVIRGCVPKKLLVYGSHFAEDLVDARRFGWTIGEKGFDWLTLRDNVMAEVDRINGSYTDTLTSHNVELYHDHAELLDAHTIKVGDKTVTADKILIATGARPLVPDLPGAELGITSNEIFHLDRLPKSLAIAGGGYIANEFAGVFHELGVKVTLVNRGDTILRGYDEALRDRLLQISMTKGIKFVFNCNVERFEKIEGGGVRAFVGGDDPIEAEMLLWAIGRRPNIEGLGLEAAGVELNDKGAIAVDAASHTNVENIWAVGDVTDRIQLTPVAIREGHAFADTVFGNKPWTVDHETVPSAVFSNPPIASVGMTEAQAKTKLGTVKIFTSDFRPMRNVLAGRNERSSYKLVVDSATDVVVGAHMIGPDAPEILQALAIAVKAKLTKAQFDETVALHPTMAEELVLMR, encoded by the coding sequence ATGACTACATACGACTATGATCTCTTCGTCATCGGCGCCGGTTCGGGGGGCGTTCGCGCCGCGCGGATTTCCTCCGGCCACGGCGCGCGCGTCGCCATCGCCGAGGAGTATCGCGTCGGCGGAACCTGCGTCATCCGCGGCTGCGTGCCGAAAAAGCTGCTCGTCTATGGCTCGCATTTCGCCGAAGACTTGGTCGATGCCCGCCGCTTCGGCTGGACGATCGGCGAGAAGGGCTTCGACTGGCTGACGCTGCGCGACAACGTCATGGCCGAGGTCGACCGGATCAACGGCTCGTACACCGACACGCTGACGAGCCATAATGTCGAGCTGTACCACGACCACGCCGAGCTGCTCGACGCGCACACGATCAAGGTCGGCGACAAGACGGTTACCGCCGACAAGATCCTGATTGCTACCGGCGCGCGCCCGCTCGTTCCCGACCTGCCGGGGGCCGAGCTCGGCATCACGTCGAACGAAATCTTCCATCTCGACCGCCTGCCGAAGTCGCTCGCGATCGCGGGCGGCGGCTATATCGCCAACGAATTCGCCGGGGTCTTCCACGAGCTCGGCGTCAAGGTGACGTTGGTCAACCGCGGTGACACGATTCTGCGCGGCTACGACGAAGCGCTGCGCGATCGCCTGCTCCAGATTTCGATGACGAAGGGCATCAAGTTCGTCTTCAACTGCAACGTCGAGCGCTTCGAGAAAATCGAGGGCGGCGGCGTCCGGGCGTTCGTCGGCGGCGACGACCCGATCGAGGCCGAGATGCTGCTGTGGGCAATCGGCCGCCGCCCGAACATCGAGGGGCTGGGGCTCGAGGCGGCGGGGGTCGAGCTCAACGACAAGGGCGCGATCGCGGTCGACGCGGCGAGCCACACCAATGTCGAGAATATCTGGGCAGTCGGCGATGTCACCGACCGGATCCAGCTGACGCCGGTCGCGATCCGCGAGGGCCATGCCTTCGCCGACACGGTGTTCGGCAACAAGCCGTGGACCGTCGACCATGAGACCGTGCCGAGCGCGGTGTTCTCGAACCCGCCGATCGCCAGCGTCGGCATGACCGAGGCGCAGGCGAAGACCAAGCTCGGCACCGTCAAGATCTTCACCAGCGACTTCCGCCCGATGCGCAACGTGCTGGCCGGACGCAACGAGCGGTCGTCGTACAAGCTCGTCGTCGACAGCGCGACCGACGTCGTCGTCGGCGCGCATATGATCGGGCCGGATGCACCGGAGATCTTGCAGGCTCTGGCGATCGCGGTGAAGGCGAAGCTGACGAAGGCGCAGTTCGACGAGACCGTCGCGCTGCATCCGACGATGGCCGAAGAATTGGTGCTGATGCGGTAA
- a CDS encoding tRNA-binding protein, producing the protein MALTPQTDFATFMLADIRIGTVIAAEAFPEARKPAFKLAIDFGPEVGIKQSSAQITVHYTLDQLLGRKVAAVVNFPARQIGPFMSEVLTLGFPDADGAVVLFAPDKDVPNGSRLF; encoded by the coding sequence ATGGCACTTACCCCGCAGACCGACTTCGCGACCTTCATGCTCGCCGACATCCGCATCGGCACGGTCATCGCGGCGGAGGCGTTTCCCGAGGCGCGCAAGCCCGCGTTCAAGCTGGCGATCGACTTCGGGCCGGAGGTTGGGATCAAGCAGTCGAGCGCGCAGATCACCGTCCACTACACGCTCGACCAACTTCTCGGGCGGAAGGTCGCGGCGGTGGTCAACTTCCCGGCGCGCCAGATCGGGCCGTTCATGTCGGAGGTGCTGACGCTGGGGTTTCCGGATGCGGACGGTGCGGTGGTGCTGTTCGCGCCGGATAAGGACGTGCCGAACGGGTCACGACTGTTCTGA
- a CDS encoding transferrin receptor-like dimerization domain-containing protein yields MNLNIRVFGIAAILASTAYAAPTTQAAREAQFDAGISSADQMTWLKDFSSEPNHVGSPHDKVIADKTLAMFKSWGWDAHIEQYDVLYPTPISTTVEMVTPRQITLGGQEPAIPEDSTSGNTKNALPPYVAFQGDGDVTAPLVYVNYGLPADYEALARRGIDVKGKIAIARYGAGWRGLKPKLAQEHGAVGCIIYSDPADDGYGQGDVYPKGGARPPFGVQRGSVADMTTYPGDPTTPGVGSVPGVTGRLTREQAITILKIPTLPMSYGDAQQLLGALAGPMAPEAFRGGLPIAYHIGGTDAVTVHLAVKSDWSLKPLYDVVATLKGAKYPDEWVVRGNHHDGWVFGAADPLSGNVAMLSEAKSLGEMAKKGWKPARTIVYISWDGEEPMLLGSTEYAETHAAELKAKAVAYINTDGNERGFYNAGGSHELQHLANAVGNDVIDPQTGTSVGARARAKLLADGYEGHGRSDDAAVKAAENGGDLPIAALGSGSDYSTFLQHLGLPTLDIGFGGEGMAGGVYHSIYDSYDHFTRFDDPGLKYGAVMSKTVGRLVMRIADSDTPPVRFADFADTVARYTTEVHKLADDRRTKDSRLAKLTGDKAFAQASDPLDAVAAPTTVTPTPFLDLAALDNAVAKLGMSAKAYDAAYAAKGASLAPATRAKLNATLRDIDQLLLDPKGLPGRSWYQNLVYAPGRFTGYGAKTLPGVREAIEERRFADAAEYAKRTGDVLMAYAARLDAATAIVKGS; encoded by the coding sequence ATGAACCTCAACATCCGCGTCTTCGGAATTGCCGCGATTCTCGCCTCGACCGCTTATGCCGCGCCGACGACGCAGGCCGCGCGCGAGGCGCAGTTCGACGCGGGGATCAGCTCGGCCGACCAGATGACGTGGCTCAAGGATTTCTCGTCGGAGCCGAACCATGTCGGGTCGCCGCACGACAAGGTCATCGCCGACAAGACGCTGGCGATGTTCAAGTCGTGGGGCTGGGACGCGCACATCGAGCAGTATGACGTGCTGTACCCGACGCCGATCTCGACGACGGTCGAGATGGTCACCCCCAGGCAGATCACGCTCGGCGGGCAGGAGCCGGCGATCCCGGAGGATTCGACGAGCGGCAATACCAAGAACGCGCTGCCGCCATACGTCGCGTTCCAGGGCGACGGCGACGTCACCGCGCCGTTGGTCTACGTCAATTACGGCCTGCCCGCCGACTATGAGGCGCTCGCCCGGCGTGGCATCGACGTGAAGGGCAAGATCGCGATCGCTCGCTACGGCGCGGGCTGGCGCGGCCTCAAGCCCAAGCTCGCGCAGGAGCATGGCGCGGTCGGCTGCATCATCTATTCCGACCCCGCCGACGACGGCTACGGCCAGGGCGACGTCTACCCCAAGGGCGGCGCGCGCCCGCCGTTCGGCGTCCAGCGCGGCTCGGTCGCCGACATGACGACGTATCCCGGCGACCCGACGACCCCGGGCGTCGGCTCGGTTCCCGGCGTCACCGGGCGGCTGACCCGCGAACAGGCGATCACGATCCTCAAGATTCCGACGCTGCCGATGTCGTACGGCGACGCGCAGCAGCTGCTCGGCGCGCTCGCCGGGCCGATGGCGCCCGAGGCGTTCCGCGGCGGGCTGCCGATCGCCTACCATATCGGCGGTACCGACGCGGTCACCGTCCACCTCGCGGTCAAGTCCGACTGGTCACTGAAGCCGCTGTACGATGTCGTCGCGACGCTCAAAGGCGCGAAATATCCCGACGAGTGGGTCGTCCGCGGCAACCACCATGACGGCTGGGTGTTCGGTGCGGCTGATCCGCTATCGGGCAATGTCGCGATGCTGTCGGAGGCGAAGTCGCTCGGCGAGATGGCGAAGAAGGGGTGGAAGCCCGCGCGGACGATCGTCTACATCAGCTGGGACGGCGAGGAGCCGATGCTGCTCGGCTCGACCGAATATGCCGAGACCCACGCCGCCGAGCTCAAGGCGAAAGCGGTCGCGTACATCAACACCGACGGCAACGAACGCGGCTTTTACAACGCCGGCGGCAGCCACGAACTTCAGCATCTCGCCAACGCGGTCGGCAACGACGTCATCGACCCGCAGACCGGAACCAGCGTCGGCGCACGCGCGCGGGCGAAGCTGCTTGCCGATGGCTATGAAGGACATGGGCGCAGCGACGATGCGGCGGTCAAAGCAGCCGAAAACGGCGGCGACCTGCCGATCGCCGCGCTCGGGTCGGGGTCGGACTATTCGACGTTCCTCCAGCATCTCGGCCTGCCGACGCTCGACATCGGCTTCGGCGGCGAAGGGATGGCGGGCGGCGTCTATCACTCCATCTACGACAGTTACGACCACTTCACGCGGTTCGACGACCCGGGCCTCAAGTACGGCGCGGTGATGTCGAAGACTGTCGGGCGGCTGGTCATGCGGATCGCCGACTCCGATACCCCGCCGGTGCGCTTCGCCGATTTCGCCGACACCGTCGCGCGCTACACGACCGAAGTCCACAAGCTCGCCGACGATCGGCGGACCAAGGACAGCCGGCTCGCGAAGCTAACCGGCGACAAGGCATTCGCGCAGGCAAGCGACCCGCTCGATGCCGTCGCCGCGCCGACCACCGTAACGCCGACACCGTTCCTCGATCTCGCCGCGCTCGACAACGCGGTGGCGAAGCTGGGCATGAGCGCCAAGGCGTACGACGCGGCGTATGCGGCGAAGGGCGCGAGCCTCGCTCCAGCGACCCGGGCGAAGCTCAACGCGACGCTTCGCGACATCGACCAGTTGCTCCTCGACCCGAAGGGCTTGCCGGGGCGCAGCTGGTACCAGAACCTCGTCTACGCCCCAGGGCGCTTCACCGGTTACGGCGCGAAGACGCTGCCGGGGGTGCGCGAGGCGATCGAAGAACGCCGCTTCGCCGATGCCGCCGAGTACGCGAAACGGACGGGCGATGTGCTGATGGCATATGCCGCCCGGCTTGATGCGGCGACGGCGATCGTCAAGGGGAGCTAG
- the ispH gene encoding 4-hydroxy-3-methylbut-2-enyl diphosphate reductase: MRLILAQPRGFCAGVVRAVEIVDRALTMHGSPVYVRHEIVHNAHVVDKLKAKGAIFVEELDEVPEGALTVFSAHGVARDIVDEAARRALPVIDATCPLVTKVHIQGRRYAARGRTIVLIGHAGHPEVDGTIGQIDAPVRLVSTIEDVAALDLPLDTPIAYVTQTTLSVDDTRHIIEALSVRFSDVVGPDVSDICYATQNRQTAVRDLCAAVDVLLVVGAKNSSNSNRLREIGVEMGVPSYLIADGSALDPAWVAGIATVGLTAGASAPEELVQGVIAALRALGDVEVSTMAGIEEHQSFRLPPSLERAAPQHRSGVGAELASTAASV; this comes from the coding sequence ATGCGATTAATTCTCGCTCAGCCCCGCGGTTTTTGCGCGGGCGTCGTCCGCGCGGTCGAGATCGTCGATCGTGCGCTCACGATGCACGGCTCGCCGGTCTACGTCCGCCACGAGATCGTTCATAACGCGCACGTCGTCGACAAGCTCAAGGCAAAGGGCGCGATCTTCGTCGAGGAGCTCGACGAAGTCCCCGAAGGCGCGCTGACTGTATTCAGCGCCCACGGCGTCGCCCGCGATATCGTCGACGAGGCCGCTCGCCGCGCACTGCCGGTGATCGACGCGACGTGCCCGCTCGTCACCAAGGTTCATATTCAGGGCCGCCGCTATGCCGCGCGCGGTCGGACGATCGTCCTGATCGGCCACGCCGGCCACCCCGAGGTCGACGGTACGATCGGCCAGATCGACGCCCCGGTGCGCCTCGTTTCGACGATCGAGGATGTTGCCGCGCTCGACCTGCCGCTCGATACGCCGATCGCCTACGTCACCCAGACGACTCTCAGCGTCGACGACACGCGCCACATCATCGAGGCGCTGTCGGTACGCTTCAGCGATGTCGTCGGTCCCGATGTGTCGGACATCTGCTACGCCACCCAGAACCGCCAAACCGCGGTCCGCGACCTGTGCGCGGCGGTCGACGTCCTGCTCGTGGTCGGCGCAAAGAATAGCTCGAACTCGAACCGGCTGCGCGAGATCGGCGTCGAGATGGGCGTGCCGAGCTACCTCATCGCCGACGGTTCTGCGCTCGATCCAGCATGGGTCGCGGGCATCGCCACGGTCGGACTGACCGCGGGTGCGTCGGCCCCCGAGGAGCTCGTCCAGGGGGTAATCGCGGCGCTCCGCGCGCTCGGCGACGTCGAGGTGTCGACAATGGCCGGGATCGAGGAGCACCAGTCGTTCCGCCTACCCCCGAGCCTCGAACGTGCGGCACCGCAGCACCGTAGCGGCGTTGGGGCTGAACTGGCGTCGACCGCCGCAAGCGTCTAG
- a CDS encoding ABC transporter substrate-binding protein — MNKVWTLALLLACATGAAAAPASSDPAAVVGAFNASLLATMKEGKGLGLSGRTAKLLPLVKATHDMPAMTRLVAGPAWATTAPADKTALTDAFTRHSVVAYATNFASFDGQRFTVQPKVDMRGEDALVHAAIVAKDGTTPLNYRLHKTEGGWRIVDVYADGISQIAVQRAEFAATVKAGGAAALAAKLNAADDAKLAK; from the coding sequence GTGAACAAGGTCTGGACCCTCGCCCTGTTGCTGGCGTGTGCCACGGGTGCAGCGGCAGCGCCAGCGTCAAGCGACCCGGCGGCGGTCGTCGGTGCGTTCAATGCGTCGCTGCTGGCAACGATGAAGGAGGGCAAGGGGCTCGGATTATCGGGGCGGACGGCAAAGCTGCTGCCGCTGGTCAAGGCGACCCACGACATGCCGGCGATGACGCGGCTCGTGGCCGGCCCGGCGTGGGCGACGACGGCTCCGGCCGATAAGACGGCGCTGACCGATGCGTTCACCCGCCACTCGGTCGTCGCTTATGCAACCAACTTCGCGAGCTTCGACGGACAGCGCTTTACCGTCCAGCCCAAGGTCGACATGCGCGGCGAGGATGCGCTGGTCCACGCCGCGATCGTCGCGAAGGATGGCACGACCCCGCTCAATTATCGGCTGCACAAGACCGAAGGCGGCTGGCGGATCGTCGACGTCTATGCCGACGGGATCAGCCAGATCGCCGTCCAGCGCGCCGAGTTCGCCGCCACGGTCAAGGCGGGCGGCGCGGCGGCGCTGGCGGCGAAGCTCAATGCGGCGGACGACGCGAAACTAGCGAAATAA
- a CDS encoding MMPL family transporter has translation MTLSLVPDAVAFSVRRPWTTIAVALAVVLGAGWFASTHFAMNTDTATLIAPTVDWRRDEIAVDTAFPQNRDLIAVVVDGATPEAAEIAAATLAKRLAGDTVHFETVRRPDATPFLQRNGLLLGSTEEVRATTAALIAAQPFLGPLAADPSLRGVMTSLSTVLTGVGAGTAKLSDIAKPVAALGTALDAVANGRPTTFSWIDLFDAGSGKLTPPRRRIVLVQPRLDYGALKPGEAAGDAIRADAKGLDARIRLTGAVPLADEEFASLADRAWLVGGVMLGSMLVILWWAVRSLRIVAAITLVTLGGLVVTSAIGLAAVGKFNLISVAFIPLFVGLGVDFGIQLSIRFRAEGNIEPAAALRAAAKGLGGALALAATAVALGFAAFLPTAYVGVSELGIIAACGMVVALALNVTLLPALLLLFRPAARGNPGLPLARAETWLLTHRRAVLWAFAGLLAISIALLPLVRFDFNPYHLRAADGEAMATLTDLTRDPDRTPNTIDLLTRDPAAVAARLSRLPEVRQVASLDSFVPDDQPAKLALVADARDLLDLTLNPFDVAPAPDDDATIAALRHTAAQLREVAPADPAATRLAGALDRIAAGPPAMRARASALLVAPLNVLLDQTRALLLAEPVTRATLPADLRADWITADGRARVQAFPAGDPEDNATLKRFVAAVLAVAPHASGAAVSIQAAAATIARAFVLASIYGLAAISLLLFFVLRSVREVLFTLAPVVLSGFLTLATCVLIGQPINFANIIAFPLLFGVGVAFHIYFVMAWKDGAANLLQSSLARAVLFSALATGTAFGSLWLSHHPGTASMGKILMISLAWTLVCALVFEPALLGPAKRSGADYR, from the coding sequence TTGACCCTGTCTCTCGTCCCCGACGCCGTCGCTTTTTCGGTTCGCCGCCCGTGGACGACGATCGCGGTCGCGCTTGCCGTCGTGCTCGGCGCGGGCTGGTTTGCCTCCACACACTTCGCGATGAACACCGACACCGCGACGCTGATCGCGCCAACGGTTGACTGGCGACGCGACGAGATCGCGGTCGACACCGCCTTCCCGCAGAACCGCGACCTGATCGCGGTTGTCGTCGACGGCGCAACCCCTGAGGCCGCAGAGATCGCCGCGGCGACGCTGGCTAAACGGCTGGCAGGCGATACCGTGCATTTCGAGACGGTCCGCCGCCCCGACGCGACGCCGTTCCTCCAGCGCAACGGCCTGCTGCTCGGCTCGACCGAGGAAGTCCGCGCGACGACCGCGGCGCTGATCGCGGCACAACCCTTCCTCGGCCCGCTCGCCGCCGACCCGTCGTTGCGCGGGGTGATGACGAGCCTGTCGACGGTGCTGACCGGGGTCGGTGCAGGGACCGCCAAGCTGTCCGACATCGCCAAGCCTGTCGCCGCGCTCGGCACCGCGCTCGACGCGGTCGCGAACGGGCGGCCCACGACCTTTTCGTGGATTGACCTGTTCGACGCGGGCAGCGGCAAACTCACCCCGCCGCGCCGCCGCATCGTCCTCGTCCAGCCGCGCCTCGACTATGGTGCGCTCAAGCCCGGCGAAGCCGCGGGCGATGCGATCCGCGCCGACGCCAAGGGCCTCGACGCGCGTATCCGCCTGACCGGCGCGGTCCCGCTCGCCGACGAGGAGTTCGCCAGCCTCGCCGACCGCGCGTGGCTCGTCGGCGGCGTGATGCTCGGGTCGATGCTGGTGATCCTGTGGTGGGCAGTCCGGTCGCTGCGGATCGTCGCCGCGATTACGTTGGTGACGCTCGGCGGACTCGTCGTGACGAGCGCGATCGGGCTGGCGGCGGTCGGCAAGTTCAACCTGATCTCGGTCGCGTTCATCCCGTTGTTCGTCGGCCTCGGCGTCGATTTCGGCATCCAACTCAGCATCCGCTTCCGTGCCGAGGGGAATATCGAGCCGGCGGCGGCGTTGCGCGCGGCGGCGAAGGGGCTTGGCGGGGCACTGGCGCTCGCGGCAACCGCGGTCGCGCTCGGCTTCGCGGCGTTCCTGCCGACCGCATATGTCGGCGTGTCCGAGCTCGGCATCATCGCGGCGTGCGGCATGGTCGTCGCGCTCGCGCTCAACGTCACGCTGCTGCCCGCGCTGCTCTTGCTGTTCCGTCCGGCAGCGCGCGGCAACCCCGGGCTCCCGCTCGCGCGCGCCGAGACGTGGCTGCTGACGCACCGCCGCGCGGTCCTGTGGGCGTTCGCGGGGTTGCTTGCGATCAGCATCGCGCTGCTGCCGCTGGTTCGCTTCGACTTCAACCCGTACCACCTCCGCGCCGCCGACGGCGAGGCGATGGCGACGCTGACCGACCTGACCCGCGATCCCGACCGGACCCCGAACACGATCGACCTGCTGACCCGCGATCCGGCAGCGGTCGCGGCACGGTTGAGCCGCCTCCCCGAGGTCCGCCAGGTCGCGAGCCTCGACAGCTTCGTCCCCGACGACCAGCCCGCCAAGCTCGCGCTCGTCGCCGACGCCCGCGATCTGCTCGACCTGACGCTCAATCCGTTCGACGTCGCGCCCGCGCCCGACGACGACGCGACGATCGCCGCGCTGCGCCATACCGCGGCGCAACTCCGCGAGGTCGCCCCTGCCGACCCTGCCGCAACGCGATTGGCGGGCGCGCTCGACCGGATCGCCGCGGGGCCCCCTGCCATGCGCGCCCGCGCCTCGGCGCTCCTCGTCGCCCCGCTCAACGTCCTGCTCGACCAGACCCGCGCATTGCTCCTCGCCGAGCCGGTCACCCGCGCGACCCTGCCCGCCGACCTCCGCGCTGACTGGATCACCGCCGACGGCCGCGCGCGGGTACAAGCCTTCCCGGCGGGTGACCCGGAAGACAACGCCACGCTAAAGCGCTTCGTCGCGGCGGTCCTTGCGGTCGCCCCGCACGCCAGCGGCGCGGCGGTCTCGATCCAGGCGGCGGCAGCGACGATCGCCCGTGCCTTCGTCCTTGCGAGCATCTACGGCCTCGCCGCGATCTCGCTGCTCCTGTTCTTCGTGCTGCGGTCGGTGCGCGAGGTGCTGTTCACCCTCGCCCCCGTCGTCCTGTCGGGATTCTTGACGCTGGCAACGTGCGTTCTCATCGGCCAGCCGATCAACTTCGCCAACATCATCGCCTTCCCGCTGCTGTTCGGCGTCGGCGTTGCCTTCCACATCTATTTCGTCATGGCGTGGAAGGACGGCGCGGCGAACCTGCTCCAGTCGAGCCTCGCCCGCGCCGTCCTGTTCAGCGCGCTCGCCACCGGGACCGCGTTCGGCAGCCTGTGGCTGTCGCACCACCCCGGCACCGCGAGCATGGGCAAGATCCTGATGATCTCGCTCGCGTGGACTCTGGTCTGCGCATTGGTATTCGAACCGGCGCTGCTCGGACCGGCGAAGCGCTCCGGCGCAGATTACCGCTGA